TTGAAGTCACGCGCATGAAAGGCAGCAGTGAAGTGGCTGTTGCAGCCAAAGTGCGCGCCGCCATTGCCAACGTACGTAGCACGCACCCTAATTTGCAGATTGCCGAAGTTTTCGATGGTGTCGCTGCGGTTCAGGACTCTTACGATGGCTCAATGGGCCTGTTGTATGAAGGCGCGCTGCTGGCCATTTTCGTGGTGTGGTGGTTCCTGCGTGACTGGCGGGCAACCCTGGTGGCCGCTACCGCATTGCCGCTATCCGTGATTCCCACCTTCATCGGCATGCAGTATTTCGGCTTCTCACTTAACACCGTCACCTTACTGGCGTTGGCGCTGGTGGTCGGCATCCTGGTGGATGACGCCATTGTCGAGATTGAAAACATCGTGCGCCATTTGCGTATGGGCAAATCCCCGATGCAGGCAGCGCTGGAAGCCGCAGATGAAATCGGCCTGGCGGTGGTGGCCACCACCGCCACCTTGGTCGCGGTATTCCTGCCGACGGCATTCATGGCGGGCGTTGCCGGCAAGTTTTTCAAGCAGTTTGGCTGGACCGCGGCCTTGGCAGTGATGGCCTCGCTGGTCGTGGCACGTCTGCTGACCCCGATGATGGCGGCCTACATGCTCAAGCCATTACCACCCAAATCCCATGATAGTGCGCTCATGCGGCGTTATCTGGGCTGGGTGAGATGGTGCCTGCACCATCGCCTGAGCACCTCGTTCGCCGCAGCCGTATTCTTTATCAGCTCCATCGCCCTGATACCCTTGTTGCCCTCCGGCTTTGTGCCGCCCGGCGACCGTGGACAGACCTTTGTCAGCCTGGAATTACCTCCCGGCAGCCAGCTGGCTGACACCCGCGCCAGCGCCGAAGCAGCGCGGCAATTACTGACGAGCATCCCGGAAATCAAACAGATTTACACCAGTATCGGTGGCGGCTCCGGCGGAGGCGATCTGTTCTCTCAGGGCGGCAGCAGCGATGTGCGCAAAGCCACGTTGACTGTCAGCCTCAGCCACCGCGACCAGCGCCAACTATCTCAACAGGATATCGAAGCCGAGATCCGCCAGCGCTTGCAGGCGCTACCCGGCGCTCGCTCGACCGTAGGCGGCGGCGACAGCGGCGAAAAACTGCAACTAGTGCTGTCCGGCGAAGATCCGGCCAGCCTGGCCGATGCGGCTCAGCGTGTGGTGCGCGACATACGCACGCTGAAAGGCCTGGGCAATGTCACTTCATCGGCCAGCCTGTTGCGCCCTGAAATCGTGATCCAGCCTGACTTTGCCCGCGCAGCAGAATTAGGCGTCACTACGGCTGATATCGGCGACACGCTACGTATTGCAACCAGCGGCGATTACAGCACGGCACTGGCCAAACTCAATCTCGCCGAGCGCCAGATTCCTATCCGTACCCGCTTACCGGACAGCACGCGACAGGATCTGGATGCTCTGGCGCAATTAGGGGTACCTGCCAAAAATGGCGATGTCATGCTCGGCACCGTCGCTAAATTAAGTCTAGGCAGCGGACCTGCACAAATCGACCGCCTCGACCGTAACCGCAACGTAACTATCGATATCGAACTCAACGGCCAGCAACTTGGCGATGTGTTCAAAGCAGTCGGCAAACTCCCCAGCATGAACAATCTGCCGCCGGGCGTATACCGCAGTGATTCGGGTGATGCCGAACGTATGCAGGAACTGTTCGGCAGTTTCGGGCTGGCCATGGTTATCGGCGTATTGTGCGTGTATTTCGTGCTGGTGCTGCTGTTCCATGATTTCAGCCAGCCGGTCACCATCCTGGCTGCGCTGCCGCTGGCATTTGGCGGAGCATTTGCTGCGCTTTACCTCACCCACAGCAGTTTTTCCATGCCGTCGCTGATAGGCTTGCTCATGCTTATGGGTATCGTCACCAAAAATTCCATCCTGCTGGTCGAATACGCCATCGTTGCGCGCCGCGATCATAGTATGGCCAGGTTTGATGCACTGGTCGATGCCTGTAGCAAACGTGCCCGTCCTATCCTGATGACCACGATTGCGATGGGCGCAGGCATGTTACCGATTGCAATGGGCTTCGGGGTTGACCCCAGCTTCCGCGCGCCGATGGCCATTGCCGTGATCGGCGGCTTGATCACATCTACCTTGCTCAGCCTGCTTATCATTCCGGTCGTATATACTTACGTCGACGACGCGGTAAAATATTTTAAAAAATGGCTTTAGCCGCAATATAAGCGTGTTACGATATTGAGCAATAACTAATAAGTGGCTATAGACTGCTAATGAACAATGACGATACCCGGTTAATTGATATTGCTGATTTGCAAATCGGGCTTTATGTGTTTCTGGATTTGGGCTGGATGCAGCATCCATTTCCACTCAATCACTTTAAAATTCAGCATCAGTCGCAGATTGATACCATACGTACCCTGGGC
The Sulfuriferula thiophila DNA segment above includes these coding regions:
- a CDS encoding efflux RND transporter permease subunit; the encoded protein is MNVSAWSIRQPIPAILLFILLTLVGLLSFHRMGIQDFPDIELPVVTITTTLEGASPAQLETEVTRKIENSLASLGGVKHIRSVVTDGSSMTYVEFDLDKDTSEAVNDVRDAISRIRADLPGDIKDPIISKVTTTGRPILTFSVSSAQMDEENLSWLVDNNLSKVLLAVPGVGKVSRVGGVDREIRITLDPVKLAALHVTATDVSRQIKRVEVEASGGRGDVGNIQQSIRTLGTVKSAEDLAAITIPLADGRRLRLDQIASVQDTHAERRTLALLSGKPVVGFEVTRMKGSSEVAVAAKVRAAIANVRSTHPNLQIAEVFDGVAAVQDSYDGSMGLLYEGALLAIFVVWWFLRDWRATLVAATALPLSVIPTFIGMQYFGFSLNTVTLLALALVVGILVDDAIVEIENIVRHLRMGKSPMQAALEAADEIGLAVVATTATLVAVFLPTAFMAGVAGKFFKQFGWTAALAVMASLVVARLLTPMMAAYMLKPLPPKSHDSALMRRYLGWVRWCLHHRLSTSFAAAVFFISSIALIPLLPSGFVPPGDRGQTFVSLELPPGSQLADTRASAEAARQLLTSIPEIKQIYTSIGGGSGGGDLFSQGGSSDVRKATLTVSLSHRDQRQLSQQDIEAEIRQRLQALPGARSTVGGGDSGEKLQLVLSGEDPASLADAAQRVVRDIRTLKGLGNVTSSASLLRPEIVIQPDFARAAELGVTTADIGDTLRIATSGDYSTALAKLNLAERQIPIRTRLPDSTRQDLDALAQLGVPAKNGDVMLGTVAKLSLGSGPAQIDRLDRNRNVTIDIELNGQQLGDVFKAVGKLPSMNNLPPGVYRSDSGDAERMQELFGSFGLAMVIGVLCVYFVLVLLFHDFSQPVTILAALPLAFGGAFAALYLTHSSFSMPSLIGLLMLMGIVTKNSILLVEYAIVARRDHSMARFDALVDACSKRARPILMTTIAMGAGMLPIAMGFGVDPSFRAPMAIAVIGGLITSTLLSLLIIPVVYTYVDDAVKYFKKWL